The following proteins come from a genomic window of Acinonyx jubatus isolate Ajub_Pintada_27869175 chromosome C1, VMU_Ajub_asm_v1.0, whole genome shotgun sequence:
- the LOC113595425 gene encoding late cornified envelope protein 3D-like, with protein MSCQQSQQQCQPPSKCPPSPKCPPKSPAQCLPPASSSCAPGSRGSCGPSSGSDCCLGHLRHHGSHGCRRHSSSSCDGGSALQSLGSGCGHGSVGGC; from the coding sequence ATGTCCTGCCAGCAGAGCCAGCAGCAGTGCCAGCCTCCTTCCAAGTGCCCCCCATCGCCCAAGTGCCCCCCGAagagcccagcacagtgcttgcccccagcctcctccagctGTGCTCCAGGCTCCAGGGGCAGCTGTGGCCCCAGCTCCGGGAGTGACTGCTGCCTAGGCCACCTCAGACACCACGGATCCCATGGATGCCGGCGCCACAGCTCCAGCTCCTGTGATGGTGGCAGTGCACTGCAGTCCCTGGGCTCTGGGTGTGGCCATGGCTCTGTGGGTGGTTGCTGA
- the LOC128312095 gene encoding late cornified envelope protein 3D-like, whose protein sequence is MSCQQSQQQCQPPSKCPPSPKCPPKSPAQCLPPASSSCAPGSRGSCGPSSGGDCCLSHRRRHGSHGCRRHSSSSCDGGSVLQSGGSGCGHGSVGGC, encoded by the coding sequence ATGTCCTGCCAGCAGAGCCAGCAGCAGTGCCAGCCTCCTTCCAAGTGCCCCCCATCGCCCAAGTGCCCCCCGAagagcccagcacagtgcttgcccccagcctcctccagctGTGCTCCAGGCTCCAGGGGCAGCTGTGGCCCCAGCTCTGGGGGTGACTGCTGCCTGAGCCACCGCAGGCGCCACGGATCCCATGGATGCCGGCGCCACAGCTCCAGCTCCTGTGATGGTGGCAGTGTGCTGCAGTCCGGGGGCTCTGGGTGTGGCCATGGCTCTGTGGGTGGTTGCTGA